In bacterium, one DNA window encodes the following:
- a CDS encoding glycosyltransferase → MTGTCAVSLIVEWDNVRFAEIARGQQMLEALRDQVQEVPEPCEILILYNELSIDGSHVRGITDRVLGRTSAAVRVIPTRGLAYYQLKNEGARLANGNILVFVDCDVVPESGWLRQLLRAFDDPAILVCAGNTYIETGGLYRDAMAVGWLMFPVRSRDGAPHPNSWFFANNVAFRRDVFTRYPFPDDVEQFRGQCYRLAQRLLADGIAIHMNPSARTAHPAPRGVGHFVRTGICEGHDRYQFPRIAGTHEMLTFRAMVRRFWRDEARAWRSAVYRHGEASTPRVSVPAGFAAATAFYLLCFLGEVLARSAPNVVRRYFAL, encoded by the coding sequence ATGACTGGAACCTGCGCCGTTTCGCTGATCGTGGAATGGGACAACGTGCGGTTTGCGGAAATCGCCCGCGGCCAACAGATGCTCGAGGCGCTGCGCGATCAGGTTCAGGAGGTACCGGAACCGTGTGAAATACTGATACTCTACAATGAACTCTCGATCGACGGCTCGCACGTCCGTGGGATCACCGATCGCGTCCTGGGCCGCACGTCGGCCGCCGTGCGCGTGATTCCAACCCGTGGCCTCGCGTACTACCAGTTGAAGAACGAAGGGGCTCGCCTTGCCAACGGGAACATCCTCGTCTTCGTGGATTGCGATGTCGTCCCCGAGAGCGGCTGGCTGCGCCAGTTGCTGCGGGCATTCGATGATCCCGCGATCCTCGTCTGCGCCGGCAACACATACATCGAGACCGGCGGCCTCTACCGTGATGCGATGGCGGTCGGATGGCTGATGTTTCCGGTGCGGTCACGCGATGGAGCGCCGCATCCCAACTCATGGTTCTTCGCCAACAACGTTGCGTTCCGTCGCGACGTCTTCACGCGGTACCCCTTCCCGGACGACGTCGAACAATTCCGGGGCCAATGCTACCGGCTCGCGCAGCGCTTACTCGCGGATGGGATTGCGATCCATATGAACCCGTCTGCGCGGACGGCACACCCGGCGCCCCGCGGGGTCGGTCACTTTGTCCGCACCGGCATCTGCGAGGGGCACGATCGCTATCAGTTCCCCCGCATCGCGGGAACCCACGAGATGTTGACGTTCCGCGCCATGGTCAGGAGGTTTTGGCGAGACGAGGCGCGAGCATGGCGCAGCGCGGTTTACAGACATGGCGAGGCAAGTACGCCCCGCGTGAGTGTTCCGGCGGGGTTCGCGGCGGCCACGGCATTCTACCTCCTGTGTTTTCTCGGCGAGGTCCTCGCTCGGAGTGCGCCGAACGTTGTGCGGCGATACTTCGCGCTCTGA
- the pgl gene encoding 6-phosphogluconolactonase, protein MTVPRSPAPSLSVVVRPDLERASAEVAEHLVSSVRSAVAARGECAIALAGGNTPRRLYELLAGEPYRDRIPWGRLRVFFGDERDVPPDDARSNYHMARVALLARVPVPAERVHRMPAERPDLDAAAEEYERTLRRYLPIASDRWPRLDWVLLGLGDNAHTASLFPGTPVVREARRAIVALYVPELRANRMTVTPPLLNHAAAVVFLAAGAGKADAVRRVLEGPWDPDAAPAQVVRPVDGTLLWLLDVAAAARLTQPVPGPR, encoded by the coding sequence ATGACGGTTCCGCGATCGCCGGCCCCGTCTCTCTCCGTCGTCGTTCGTCCCGATTTGGAACGGGCGTCCGCGGAGGTGGCGGAGCACTTGGTCTCCTCCGTGCGATCGGCCGTGGCCGCGCGCGGCGAGTGCGCGATCGCGCTGGCCGGAGGCAATACGCCGAGACGACTCTACGAGTTGCTCGCGGGCGAGCCGTACCGCGACCGCATTCCGTGGGGTCGGCTGCGCGTGTTCTTTGGCGACGAGCGGGACGTTCCGCCCGACGACGCCCGGAGCAACTACCACATGGCGCGAGTGGCGCTGCTGGCGCGCGTTCCGGTGCCGGCAGAACGTGTGCACCGTATGCCGGCGGAGCGGCCCGACCTCGATGCGGCGGCCGAGGAGTACGAGCGCACGCTGCGCCGCTACCTCCCCATCGCGTCGGACAGGTGGCCGCGGCTCGACTGGGTATTGCTCGGTCTGGGCGACAACGCCCATACGGCGTCGCTGTTTCCTGGGACGCCGGTCGTGCGCGAGGCCCGCCGAGCGATCGTGGCCCTGTACGTCCCGGAGCTGCGCGCGAATCGGATGACCGTGACGCCGCCGCTCCTCAACCACGCTGCCGCGGTGGTGTTCCTCGCGGCGGGCGCGGGCAAGGCGGACGCGGTGCGGCGGGTGTTGGAGGGTCCCTGGGATCCGGACGCGGCGCCCGCCCAGGTCGTGCGTCCCGTGGACGGTACGCTTCTGTGGCTCCTGGATGTGGCTGCGGCCGCGCGGCTCACCCAGCCGGTGCCGGGGCCGCGCTAG
- the hisC gene encoding histidinol-phosphate transaminase, translated as MTASRAYAETLAESIKEGSQTVSQTHPLARKALSALEPYIPGRSAEDVMEQYGVCDVTKLGSNENPLGLSPRVREALIAAIDRIHHYPDPECSRLRRLVSARLGVTPEHLFFANGVDNVLTCLGLAFLDAGDRCVVAAPTYTAYASLALVLGAVPVEVPLKDWRVDVQAMAAAADGAKAVIVCNPNNPTGTTIRRDEADALLASVSPDTLVVFDEAYAEWADDAAFPDGAALVREHPNLMVLRTFSKIYGLAGLRVGYAIADPGLIACMNQVREPFAVDRLAQVAAEAILDDNAYLRASFENNRAGKAFLGRAFTEMGLQHLPTQANFILVGLGRPAAEIAERLLASGVIIRPGALWRLPTWARITVGTPAENARLVEALAQVLGER; from the coding sequence ATGACCGCGAGCCGCGCGTACGCTGAAACACTCGCCGAGAGCATCAAGGAAGGGAGCCAGACCGTGAGCCAGACCCACCCCCTCGCACGAAAGGCGCTGTCTGCGCTCGAGCCCTACATACCGGGCCGGTCCGCCGAGGACGTCATGGAGCAGTACGGAGTGTGTGACGTTACCAAGCTGGGCAGCAACGAGAACCCGCTCGGGCTGTCCCCGCGCGTCCGCGAGGCACTCATCGCCGCGATCGACCGCATCCACCACTACCCGGACCCCGAGTGCTCGCGGCTGCGACGCCTGGTCTCCGCACGCCTCGGGGTCACGCCCGAGCACCTGTTCTTCGCGAACGGCGTGGACAACGTGCTGACGTGCCTCGGGCTCGCGTTTCTTGACGCCGGCGACCGTTGCGTCGTCGCCGCGCCCACGTATACCGCGTACGCGTCCCTGGCCCTCGTCTTGGGCGCGGTCCCGGTTGAAGTACCGCTCAAAGACTGGCGTGTGGACGTCCAGGCGATGGCGGCCGCAGCGGACGGGGCGAAGGCCGTCATCGTCTGCAACCCCAACAACCCAACCGGCACAACCATCCGGCGAGACGAGGCGGACGCGCTGCTGGCGAGCGTGTCTCCGGACACGCTCGTCGTCTTCGACGAAGCCTACGCGGAATGGGCGGACGATGCGGCGTTCCCCGACGGCGCGGCGCTCGTGCGCGAGCATCCTAACCTCATGGTCCTGCGGACGTTCTCAAAGATCTACGGCCTGGCGGGGCTGCGGGTAGGCTACGCGATCGCGGACCCGGGCCTCATCGCGTGCATGAACCAGGTTCGGGAGCCGTTTGCCGTGGACCGGCTCGCCCAGGTCGCCGCAGAGGCGATCCTGGACGATAACGCGTACCTGCGCGCGTCCTTCGAAAACAACCGCGCGGGCAAGGCGTTCCTGGGACGCGCGTTCACGGAGATGGGGCTCCAGCACCTGCCGACCCAGGCCAACTTCATCCTCGTCGGCCTCGGCCGCCCGGCCGCCGAGATCGCGGAGCGACTCCTCGCAAGCGGGGTCATCATCCGACCGGGCGCCCTGTGGAGGCTCCCGACCTGGGCGCGCATCACCGTGGGGACCCCCGCGGAGAACGCGCGGCTCGTCGAAGCGCTGGCGCAGGTACTCGGGGAGCGTTGA
- a CDS encoding ATP-binding protein, which translates to MLTFRLLRRSTAPREARWRIRPRLRELGYPDDVVDELLVAVGEAMTNAVLYGAPGPDSQAADDIAVTLRTDAAFCVIEVTSPKTGWAVNLATCPGPMAPNGRGLFVIDRFTDAWKVTQGPGGTTISLSRRLPAPMAERAGRV; encoded by the coding sequence ATGCTGACATTTCGACTGCTGCGGCGCTCCACCGCGCCGAGGGAAGCCCGGTGGCGCATCCGGCCCCGGTTGCGGGAGCTGGGCTATCCGGACGATGTGGTGGATGAGTTGCTGGTCGCGGTCGGCGAAGCGATGACGAACGCCGTGCTCTACGGCGCGCCCGGGCCGGACAGCCAGGCCGCGGACGACATCGCTGTGACCCTGCGGACGGATGCAGCTTTTTGCGTCATCGAGGTCACCAGCCCCAAGACGGGATGGGCCGTCAACCTCGCCACATGCCCGGGTCCGATGGCGCCGAACGGTCGCGGACTGTTCGTCATCGATCGTTTCACCGACGCGTGGAAGGTCACGCAGGGTCCAGGCGGGACGACGATCTCTCTCAGCCGGCGTCTGCCCGCGCCGATGGCGGAACGCGCCGGGAGAGTCTAG
- a CDS encoding MBL fold metallo-hydrolase, with translation MDFEVIGPAAASPGKYGPCSSYLVRSDRAAVLLDCGPGAVAEFVRRHGLSEITGVVLSHMHADHALDVYTLSKAILARQRLDGRAPIRPRLFLPPGGAEVLLDVAAAFSPITPGVWGAPFAEAYDLIEYDPARAVHIEDMTLTFVGPTNHPAPCWAIRAAAGGETLAFSADSAWDEVLVRVARDADVFLCEATYGIGDPRHIHLTAGEAARAAQAAGARRLVLTHHRLPDDEEMDRLRRYVAAIVPCPVDVAVSGLGGPVGAAVGVR, from the coding sequence ATGGACTTCGAGGTGATCGGTCCGGCTGCCGCCAGTCCAGGGAAATACGGGCCGTGCTCGAGCTACTTGGTCCGCAGCGACCGTGCCGCGGTGTTGCTCGACTGCGGTCCCGGCGCGGTGGCCGAGTTCGTCCGACGTCACGGTCTCAGCGAAATTACCGGGGTCGTGTTGTCGCACATGCACGCCGATCATGCACTGGACGTCTACACATTGTCGAAGGCGATTCTCGCACGTCAGCGTCTCGACGGCAGGGCTCCGATTCGACCGAGGCTGTTCCTGCCCCCGGGGGGAGCGGAGGTCCTGCTCGATGTCGCCGCCGCGTTCTCGCCCATTACGCCGGGTGTGTGGGGAGCGCCGTTCGCCGAGGCGTATGACCTGATCGAGTACGATCCCGCACGAGCGGTCCACATCGAGGATATGACGTTGACGTTCGTTGGTCCCACGAACCATCCGGCGCCATGTTGGGCGATCCGGGCCGCGGCCGGCGGCGAGACGCTGGCGTTCAGCGCCGATTCCGCGTGGGACGAGGTCCTCGTTCGGGTTGCGCGGGACGCGGACGTGTTTCTTTGCGAGGCGACATACGGCATCGGTGACCCGCGCCATATCCACCTGACCGCCGGGGAGGCCGCGCGCGCGGCGCAGGCAGCCGGTGCCCGCCGGCTCGTGCTCACGCACCACCGGTTGCCCGACGACGAGGAGATGGATCGCCTCCGAAGGTACGTGGCGGCGATTGTCCCGTGCCCGGTCGACGTCGCCGTTTCCGGTCTCGGCGGTCCCGTTGGGGCCGCGGTGGGAGTCCGGTGA
- a CDS encoding helix-turn-helix transcriptional regulator, producing the protein MSTRPTAGFYMRLGQQIRTFRLEAGLSQAALGVRLGRSASAIDRYEMGQRRIALAELVRMAEVLEVPAETFLGTGAGRRRPRVARSTSLRSPAKVRAEHLRLLRALDRRLSVPPTEAPADAVAEEPADYAGRAPGSTRITAKAVAAALAEGRLRGWARQAGLPPAVSADVLRRFVALVLAGTIPRTGRRRR; encoded by the coding sequence ATGTCAACGCGCCCCACCGCCGGATTCTACATGAGGCTCGGGCAGCAGATCCGAACGTTTCGCCTCGAGGCGGGATTGTCCCAGGCTGCACTCGGCGTTCGCCTCGGGCGGTCCGCGAGCGCGATCGACCGGTACGAGATGGGTCAGCGCAGGATCGCCTTGGCAGAACTGGTGCGCATGGCTGAGGTGCTGGAAGTTCCGGCTGAGACGTTCCTTGGCACCGGCGCAGGGCGCCGCCGGCCCAGGGTGGCTCGGTCGACCTCGCTCCGTTCGCCGGCTAAGGTCCGAGCGGAACACCTGCGGCTGCTCCGGGCGCTTGACCGGCGTCTTTCGGTCCCGCCGACCGAAGCCCCCGCGGATGCCGTAGCAGAGGAACCCGCGGACTACGCGGGACGGGCTCCCGGATCGACTCGGATCACCGCCAAAGCGGTCGCGGCGGCGCTCGCGGAGGGGCGGCTTCGCGGATGGGCGCGGCAGGCAGGTCTCCCGCCAGCGGTCAGCGCTGATGTTCTCCGCCGCTTCGTTGCGCTCGTGCTGGCGGGCACCATTCCTCGGACCGGCCGCAGACGGCGGTGA
- the zwf gene encoding glucose-6-phosphate dehydrogenase, giving the protein MSVVSAPSLRESGRSRRVPDPCTVVIFGATGDLTHRKLMPALYRLARLGRISPACAVVGVARRAKTDDAFRTEMADAVLGPSPSQADRSAWETFAQGLSYVQAEFGDAQAYERLRDALDRLDQDRGTGGNRVYYLATAPEFYAEIVQHLGSRGLVANASPAVDGGRRWTRLIVEKPFGRDLRSARELNQTLQRVFRENQIYRIDHYLGKETVQNILVFRFANGIFEPIWNQHFIDHVQITVAETVGVEARAGYYETAGVVRDIVQNHMMQLLTLVAMEAPVAFEADEVREEKVKVLRAARRFSSEDVARNVVVGQYGRGTVGPEQVSGYLQEPRVAEDSRTPTFVAMRVLIDSWRWAGVPFFLRSGKRLPKRVTEIAVQFKRPPLRMFREGGREPNLLALRIQPDEGISLRFVAKAPGTTTTLRPVDMGFAYAEAFGVGEELSEYERLLLDCMAGDPTLFTRRDEVEEAWELLAPVLTWWEEAAAPSVPQPYAAGTWGPDAARVLIERDARRWRTP; this is encoded by the coding sequence GTGAGCGTCGTCTCTGCGCCGTCGCTGCGCGAGAGCGGCCGGTCGCGCCGCGTCCCGGACCCGTGCACGGTGGTCATCTTCGGCGCCACGGGGGATCTGACGCACCGCAAGCTGATGCCGGCGCTGTACCGGCTCGCGCGACTGGGCCGTATCAGCCCCGCCTGCGCGGTGGTGGGCGTGGCCCGCCGCGCGAAGACCGACGACGCCTTTCGGACGGAAATGGCGGACGCGGTGCTCGGGCCGTCCCCCTCCCAGGCCGACCGGTCGGCCTGGGAGACGTTCGCGCAGGGTCTGTCCTACGTGCAGGCGGAGTTCGGCGATGCCCAGGCGTACGAGCGGCTGCGGGACGCGCTCGACCGTCTGGACCAGGATCGGGGCACCGGCGGCAATCGCGTGTACTATCTCGCGACCGCGCCCGAGTTCTATGCCGAGATCGTCCAGCACCTCGGCAGCCGCGGGCTCGTCGCGAATGCCTCGCCGGCCGTCGACGGGGGGCGGCGGTGGACCCGCCTCATCGTGGAGAAGCCGTTCGGCCGCGATCTGCGGAGCGCGCGGGAACTCAACCAGACGCTGCAGCGGGTGTTCCGCGAGAACCAGATCTACCGCATCGACCACTATCTCGGCAAGGAGACCGTCCAGAACATCCTGGTGTTCCGGTTCGCCAACGGCATCTTCGAGCCGATCTGGAACCAGCACTTCATCGATCACGTCCAGATCACGGTCGCCGAGACGGTCGGCGTGGAGGCGCGGGCCGGCTACTACGAGACCGCCGGGGTCGTGCGCGACATCGTGCAGAACCACATGATGCAGCTCCTGACGCTCGTCGCGATGGAGGCCCCGGTCGCGTTCGAGGCCGACGAGGTGCGCGAGGAGAAGGTCAAGGTGCTCCGCGCCGCGAGGCGGTTCTCCTCGGAGGACGTCGCGCGAAACGTCGTCGTCGGCCAGTACGGTCGCGGCACCGTTGGGCCAGAACAGGTGTCCGGCTACCTGCAGGAGCCGCGGGTGGCGGAGGATTCGCGCACGCCGACGTTCGTCGCGATGCGTGTGCTGATCGACAGCTGGCGGTGGGCCGGGGTGCCGTTCTTCCTGCGGTCGGGCAAGCGCCTGCCGAAGCGGGTGACCGAGATCGCCGTGCAGTTCAAACGCCCGCCGCTCAGGATGTTCCGCGAGGGCGGGCGCGAGCCGAACCTGCTTGCACTCAGGATTCAGCCAGACGAGGGGATCTCGCTGCGGTTCGTCGCGAAGGCGCCCGGGACCACGACGACGCTGCGTCCGGTGGACATGGGCTTCGCCTACGCGGAGGCGTTCGGGGTCGGCGAGGAGTTGTCGGAGTACGAACGGCTCCTGCTGGACTGCATGGCCGGCGATCCGACGCTGTTCACCCGCCGGGACGAAGTCGAGGAGGCCTGGGAGTTGTTGGCGCCCGTGCTCACATGGTGGGAGGAGGCTGCGGCGCCGTCCGTGCCGCAGCCCTACGCCGCCGGCACCTGGGGACCCGACGCCGCCCGCGTGCTGATCGAGCGGGATGCCCGTCGCTGGCGGACGCCGTGA
- a CDS encoding helix-turn-helix transcriptional regulator → MAILRRNLTKTALARLAGLHRTHLSDLLAGRTAPGPQTRQRILDVLGGVFDDYFEVMRVRGRVPDAERVQQLLGASRSLVGNEPVGTQDRLLRMRDTLQIGLPLAPEDRVWLDVAWKSKRTGTRGGRAAPSAGTTAPRTRR, encoded by the coding sequence ATGGCTATTCTTCGCCGGAACCTGACAAAGACGGCGCTCGCCCGCCTGGCCGGGCTCCACCGGACACACCTGTCCGATCTGCTCGCCGGCCGTACCGCTCCCGGTCCCCAGACCAGGCAACGGATCCTCGACGTGTTGGGCGGGGTGTTTGACGACTACTTCGAGGTCATGCGGGTGCGGGGCAGGGTTCCAGACGCGGAACGCGTCCAGCAGCTCCTCGGCGCAAGCCGCAGTCTGGTGGGGAACGAACCGGTTGGAACACAGGACCGTCTGCTCCGCATGCGCGACACCCTGCAGATTGGACTTCCACTCGCGCCCGAAGACCGAGTATGGCTCGACGTCGCGTGGAAGTCGAAACGCACCGGGACGCGTGGAGGTCGGGCGGCTCCGTCGGCCGGAACAACCGCCCCGAGGACACGCCGGTGA